The Blautia hydrogenotrophica DSM 10507 genome window below encodes:
- a CDS encoding lipoate--protein ligase, with amino-acid sequence MTERIVYLETDSTDPYDNLALEEALLEEAAPGKCILYLWQNQNTVVIGRNQNCWKECAVEELEQSGGHLARRLSGGGAVYHDLGNLNFTFLASKEDYHLGKQMEVIQRAVRAFGLNAQKNGRNDLTLDGKKFSGNAFYEAKGKCYHHGTILISADKEKAARFLNVDMQKLKSKGVESVRSRIENLQTYCRDVTVENMKQSLIYAFSLIYGCCPQRMTQEELPRRRIEELERKYRSWEWTYGRKIPFTHTFSRRFSWGDFELQLQVEAGRIENVNVFSDSLDSHIYRLGENLRGIKYGKAEILQALEAGMEKAGVFQECRRDIIGLLEAQMW; translated from the coding sequence ATGACGGAACGAATTGTTTACCTAGAGACGGACAGCACAGACCCATATGATAATCTGGCCTTGGAGGAGGCGCTGCTGGAAGAAGCAGCGCCTGGGAAGTGTATTTTGTACCTGTGGCAGAACCAAAATACAGTTGTGATAGGCAGAAATCAAAACTGTTGGAAAGAGTGTGCGGTGGAAGAGTTAGAACAAAGTGGCGGACATCTGGCGAGACGACTTTCAGGGGGAGGTGCTGTCTACCATGACCTGGGAAATTTAAATTTCACGTTTTTGGCTTCGAAGGAAGATTATCATTTGGGTAAGCAGATGGAAGTAATCCAAAGGGCTGTGAGGGCCTTTGGGCTGAATGCGCAGAAAAATGGAAGAAATGATTTGACGTTGGACGGAAAGAAATTTTCAGGCAACGCGTTTTATGAGGCGAAAGGAAAATGTTATCACCACGGGACCATCCTCATATCAGCGGACAAGGAGAAGGCCGCACGTTTTTTGAATGTAGATATGCAGAAGCTAAAGTCCAAAGGGGTGGAATCTGTCCGTTCCCGGATTGAAAATCTTCAGACCTATTGTCGGGATGTGACTGTGGAAAATATGAAACAAAGTCTCATCTATGCGTTTTCTCTGATTTATGGCTGCTGTCCTCAGAGGATGACGCAAGAAGAGCTCCCCAGAAGGAGAATTGAGGAGCTGGAAAGGAAATACCGTTCCTGGGAGTGGACGTATGGCAGAAAAATTCCATTCACGCATACCTTTTCTAGACGGTTTTCCTGGGGAGATTTTGAGTTACAGCTTCAGGTGGAGGCTGGGAGGATTGAGAACGTCAATGTGTTTTCTGACAGTTTAGACAGCCATATATACCGATTGGGAGAGAACCTTCGAGGAATAAAGTATGGGAAAGCAGAGATTCTCCAAGCCTTAGAGGCGGGAATGGAGAAAGCTGGTGTTTTTCAGGAGTGCAGAAGGGATATTATCGGACTGCTGGAAGCACAGATGTGGTAA
- a CDS encoding 2-hydroxyacid dehydrogenase, which translates to MKIVLLESLGISQEVLENYANTLRSQGHEFAAYEKDTSPAVQLERAKDADILMIANMPLSGEVIRGCKNLKFIDVAFTGVDHVDLEAAKERGVAVSNASGYSNESVAELTLCMMLSLLRNVPQVEARCRQGSTKDGLVGRELKGKTVGIIGVGAIGARTAQLCLAFGCKVLGYCRHPEKNPVPGVTYVGLEELLKSSDIVSLHCPQTPETIGLINRERLALMKNTAILINAARGPIVDSQALADALNEGRLAGAGIDVFEQEPPLDTKHPLLHSKNALVTPHVAFASEESMVMRAEIVFDNIQAWLNGSQKNIIL; encoded by the coding sequence ATGAAAATCGTCTTACTGGAATCTCTGGGTATCTCCCAGGAAGTTCTCGAAAACTATGCCAATACACTTCGCTCACAAGGCCATGAATTCGCGGCCTACGAAAAAGACACCTCTCCCGCTGTACAGTTGGAGCGAGCCAAGGATGCCGACATCCTCATGATTGCCAACATGCCTCTGTCCGGTGAGGTCATTCGCGGCTGCAAAAACCTGAAATTCATTGACGTGGCCTTCACTGGTGTGGACCATGTAGACCTAGAGGCTGCAAAAGAAAGAGGGGTCGCAGTCAGCAACGCTTCCGGCTATTCCAACGAATCTGTCGCGGAACTGACACTCTGCATGATGCTTTCTCTTCTGCGCAATGTTCCCCAGGTGGAGGCAAGATGCCGCCAGGGTTCCACCAAGGACGGCCTGGTTGGACGCGAACTGAAAGGCAAAACTGTGGGAATTATCGGGGTCGGCGCCATCGGCGCAAGAACTGCTCAGCTCTGTCTCGCTTTCGGCTGCAAAGTGTTAGGATACTGCCGACACCCTGAGAAAAATCCTGTTCCGGGTGTGACCTATGTCGGTCTGGAAGAACTGCTGAAGTCCTCTGACATCGTATCCCTTCACTGCCCTCAGACACCTGAGACCATCGGTCTAATCAACCGCGAACGGCTGGCTCTGATGAAAAACACTGCGATTTTAATCAACGCCGCCAGAGGTCCGATCGTAGATTCTCAGGCATTGGCAGACGCATTGAACGAAGGACGGTTGGCTGGAGCAGGTATCGACGTCTTTGAGCAGGAACCGCCGCTCGACACCAAACACCCTCTGCTGCACAGCAAAAATGCTCTGGTGACTCCCCATGTGGCATTTGCCTCCGAAGAATCCATGGTGATGCGCGCGGAGATTGTATTTGACAACATTCAAGCTTGGCTTAATGGCAGTCAAAAAAATATCATATTATAG
- a CDS encoding ABC transporter permease yields the protein MKDKRKKKSVLDVVLDMMPVIGAVIGMAIGAIFVMLWGIHPATFFSELIKGAFGGKLEIGSTLNCAVPLLIAGTGTAIAFRAGANNIGQEGQLFVGGLAAATIALMMPSLPRALGIPAILVLSFVFGMAFAGIAVLFRLFKGVNELLITLLLNYIGSYLISAMVNGPFQSSTNVSFPQTDTFGEQFLLKNWPQMGYVHSGIFIAIVVIAIFGYFLWYTPMGMRIRSAGLSPMACKTAGNNPTILFVAAMLISGGLCGMAGSIEVIGKSDCLRQGFGTNLGFDSLAVALLGGTNPFGVLPAGLFFGALRAGMQTMQRSLGIPSALLDLIKGSIMISIMVGNAVKLHVRTKGYKKKKEKTVKTVSNETSC from the coding sequence ATGAAAGATAAGAGAAAAAAGAAATCGGTGTTGGACGTAGTCTTGGATATGATGCCTGTCATCGGTGCAGTGATCGGGATGGCGATCGGGGCGATTTTCGTCATGCTGTGGGGCATACATCCTGCTACCTTCTTTTCAGAATTGATAAAAGGCGCTTTCGGAGGAAAGCTAGAGATTGGAAGTACTTTAAACTGTGCAGTACCTCTCTTAATTGCAGGAACAGGAACAGCGATTGCGTTTCGGGCAGGTGCAAACAATATTGGACAGGAAGGCCAGTTATTTGTGGGCGGTCTGGCTGCGGCGACGATTGCTTTGATGATGCCGAGTCTTCCAAGGGCGCTTGGAATTCCAGCAATATTAGTTCTCTCTTTTGTGTTTGGTATGGCCTTTGCGGGGATTGCGGTTTTATTCCGACTGTTTAAGGGGGTCAATGAGCTGCTGATTACGTTGCTGTTGAACTACATAGGTAGTTATTTGATCTCAGCTATGGTCAATGGACCATTCCAGTCTTCCACCAATGTGAGTTTTCCACAGACGGACACATTCGGGGAACAGTTTTTGCTAAAAAACTGGCCGCAGATGGGGTATGTACATAGTGGTATCTTCATTGCAATTGTGGTCATCGCTATTTTCGGCTATTTCCTCTGGTATACCCCAATGGGAATGCGGATTCGTTCGGCGGGACTTTCGCCTATGGCGTGTAAGACTGCAGGAAATAATCCGACGATATTATTCGTGGCGGCGATGCTGATCAGTGGTGGTCTGTGTGGTATGGCAGGAAGTATCGAAGTAATCGGAAAGAGCGATTGTCTGAGACAGGGATTTGGCACGAATTTAGGTTTTGATTCCTTGGCTGTGGCGCTTTTGGGCGGCACGAATCCTTTCGGGGTGCTCCCAGCAGGTTTATTCTTTGGTGCCCTTCGTGCCGGAATGCAGACGATGCAGCGCTCCTTGGGAATTCCCAGTGCTCTGCTGGACTTGATTAAAGGTTCCATTATGATTTCCATCATGGTGGGAAATGCGGTCAAGCTGCATGTCCGCACAAAAGGTTACAAGAAGAAAAAAGAAAAGACCGTGAAAACGGTTTCCAATGAGACATCCTGTTAA
- a CDS encoding dihydrolipoamide acetyltransferase family protein — translation MAKTPVYMPKFGMTMMAAEIMEWYVEQGEEITQGDPLLSIETEKTTVDIEAPCNGYLTNPLYEVGEEVEVGTILVYVADTEEEAAEGTEVQENMQAQEETKEPDLQPGKELSKIRRTIADNMKSSLQKTAQLTLLRTIRVDKLAEYKAGLTGVSYNDLLVKALAKALSVYPKACVQLADGRAIEQNNMDIGLAVAMEEGLIVPVIRGADKLCLEDVAKERKNLVKAARDGSLLPEQTGNAVATLTNLGPQNVDFFTPILNFPETVILGVGRMNTVPWVEDDKITTAKTIGFSLTFDHQVLDGKDAAELLEEFAKVLEHPSSLSE, via the coding sequence ATGGCAAAAACACCGGTATATATGCCGAAATTTGGTATGACCATGATGGCGGCAGAAATCATGGAATGGTATGTAGAACAAGGGGAGGAAATCACCCAGGGAGATCCCCTGCTCTCCATAGAGACAGAGAAGACGACGGTAGACATTGAGGCTCCCTGCAACGGGTATTTGACGAATCCCTTGTATGAGGTAGGAGAAGAAGTAGAAGTTGGAACAATTCTGGTCTATGTGGCGGATACAGAGGAAGAGGCTGCTGAGGGGACAGAGGTTCAGGAGAATATGCAGGCTCAGGAGGAGACGAAAGAGCCTGATCTTCAGCCAGGAAAAGAGCTTTCTAAAATTCGCAGGACGATTGCTGATAATATGAAATCTAGTTTGCAAAAGACGGCTCAGCTCACCTTGCTGCGCACAATTCGAGTGGACAAGCTGGCAGAATATAAAGCAGGACTGACGGGAGTCTCCTACAATGACCTGTTGGTGAAAGCACTGGCAAAGGCGCTGTCAGTGTATCCGAAAGCATGTGTGCAATTGGCAGATGGGCGTGCGATAGAACAGAACAACATGGACATTGGATTGGCAGTGGCGATGGAGGAAGGACTGATTGTTCCTGTGATCCGCGGTGCGGATAAACTCTGCCTGGAAGACGTTGCGAAGGAACGCAAAAACTTAGTGAAGGCAGCTAGAGATGGCAGTCTGCTGCCAGAACAGACAGGAAACGCAGTAGCTACCCTGACGAATTTGGGACCACAGAACGTGGATTTCTTTACACCAATTCTGAATTTCCCTGAGACAGTGATTCTGGGAGTGGGAAGAATGAATACGGTGCCGTGGGTGGAGGACGATAAGATCACTACGGCAAAAACTATTGGTTTCAGCCTGACCTTTGACCATCAGGTATTGGATGGAAAAGACGCGGCAGAACTCCTAGAAGAATTTGCGAAGGTGTTGGAACACCCATCTTCTTTAAGTGAATAG
- a CDS encoding thiamine pyrophosphate-dependent dehydrogenase E1 component subunit alpha: protein MGSTMNKEKFMDIYNRMVMIRKFEEKAGTIFSQGQLAGFLHLYIGEEAVGAGVCAALNDDDYIVSTHRGHGHLIAKGGDVNKIMAELFGKSTGYCKGKGGSMHVADFSKGMLGACGIVGGGIPIAVGAALTIKRKHTNQVAVTFFGDGASNEGSFHESINFAAAQNLPVIFLVENNGYGEFTPQNRSTRIENIADRAAGYGIPGVIVDGMDAVAVYETTKEWVEKLRNGEGPVLIEAKTHRKVGHSEGESAFLDGQTYRLPEEEKIAMETCPIENLKKYLLDHDLAQKEELEEVERAAQEKIEAAVEYAKNSPFPTEEDLYTDTWV from the coding sequence ATGGGAAGTACGATGAACAAAGAAAAATTCATGGACATCTATAACCGTATGGTTATGATTCGAAAGTTCGAGGAAAAAGCAGGTACTATTTTTTCTCAGGGACAACTGGCTGGATTTCTCCATTTATATATTGGAGAAGAGGCAGTCGGTGCAGGCGTGTGTGCGGCCCTGAATGATGATGACTATATTGTCAGCACACACCGTGGCCATGGTCATTTGATCGCCAAAGGCGGTGACGTGAACAAAATTATGGCGGAGCTTTTCGGAAAGAGTACTGGCTACTGCAAGGGAAAAGGTGGCTCCATGCACGTGGCAGATTTTTCTAAAGGAATGCTGGGAGCTTGCGGAATCGTGGGTGGCGGAATCCCCATTGCAGTAGGGGCAGCGTTGACGATTAAACGAAAACACACCAATCAGGTCGCTGTGACGTTTTTTGGAGATGGGGCTTCCAATGAGGGGAGTTTCCATGAGTCTATCAACTTTGCGGCGGCACAGAATCTGCCCGTGATTTTCCTGGTGGAAAACAACGGCTACGGGGAGTTCACGCCTCAGAACAGATCGACGCGAATTGAAAATATAGCGGACCGTGCGGCGGGGTACGGAATTCCAGGAGTGATCGTGGATGGAATGGATGCAGTGGCAGTCTATGAGACCACAAAAGAATGGGTAGAGAAGCTCAGAAATGGGGAAGGACCGGTACTTATTGAGGCGAAGACGCACAGAAAAGTAGGGCACTCTGAGGGAGAGAGCGCATTTTTGGACGGACAGACTTACCGTCTCCCAGAGGAGGAGAAAATCGCGATGGAGACTTGTCCCATTGAGAATCTGAAGAAATACCTGCTAGATCATGATTTGGCACAAAAAGAAGAGCTAGAAGAGGTGGAAAGAGCTGCCCAGGAAAAGATCGAGGCAGCTGTGGAGTACGCGAAGAACAGTCCATTCCCCACAGAAGAGGACTTGTACACAGATACATGGGTTTGA
- the gcvPB gene encoding aminomethyl-transferring glycine dehydrogenase subunit GcvPB codes for MKLIFEKSVEGRGADILPQETICQVNFDGQVRSCAPKLPQVSEQQVSRHYSELSKRAYGVNDGFYPLGSCTMKYNPKVNEALAALPRFTQIHPLQPAHTAQGCLEVFELAEKRLCELTGMDAMTFQPAAGAHGEFTGLLLIKAYHESKGDFRRTKILVPDSAHGTNPASAVMAGFQTVNIPSDSEGCVDLEKLREAVGEDTAGLMLTNPNTMGIFDKNILQITEIVKKAGGLNYYDGANLNAIMGWTRPGDMGFDVVHLNLHKTFSTPHGGGGPGSGPVGCKEYLSQFLPGMKNAAGCLAGGSQSVGSVKTFYGNFLVVVKALAYLMSLGADGIKESSLNAVLNANYLKKKLEACYPMAVGGLCMHEFVMDLSAMKEKMGISAMDVAKALLDAGIHPPTMYFPLIVHEALMVEPTETEGKETLDEAAEAFREIFEKAKTAPEMVREAPASAVVGRPDEVRAARTPILRYKMAGAAELSGTEK; via the coding sequence TTCCACAGGTGTCTGAGCAGCAGGTGAGCCGCCATTACTCAGAGCTGTCAAAAAGAGCATATGGGGTGAATGACGGGTTCTATCCGCTAGGTTCCTGTACAATGAAATACAATCCCAAAGTAAATGAAGCTTTGGCAGCACTGCCCAGGTTTACACAGATACATCCATTGCAGCCTGCGCACACAGCACAGGGATGTCTGGAAGTGTTTGAATTGGCTGAGAAGAGACTGTGTGAACTGACTGGAATGGATGCCATGACCTTTCAGCCGGCAGCCGGAGCTCACGGAGAATTTACTGGACTACTCTTAATCAAAGCTTACCATGAAAGTAAGGGGGACTTTAGAAGAACGAAGATACTCGTGCCGGATTCTGCCCATGGGACCAATCCGGCCAGCGCAGTGATGGCAGGCTTTCAGACGGTGAATATTCCCTCTGACTCAGAGGGGTGTGTGGATTTGGAAAAGTTGAGGGAGGCTGTTGGTGAGGATACGGCTGGGCTGATGCTGACAAATCCGAATACCATGGGCATTTTTGACAAAAATATCCTACAAATCACAGAAATTGTGAAAAAGGCGGGAGGTTTGAATTACTATGATGGGGCAAATCTGAATGCAATCATGGGCTGGACCCGGCCAGGAGATATGGGATTTGATGTGGTCCATCTGAATCTACATAAGACCTTTTCTACTCCGCACGGGGGCGGGGGACCTGGCAGCGGGCCTGTGGGCTGCAAAGAATATCTATCTCAATTTCTGCCAGGCATGAAAAACGCAGCGGGTTGTCTTGCGGGAGGCAGTCAAAGTGTCGGTTCTGTGAAAACGTTTTATGGTAATTTTTTGGTGGTCGTGAAGGCTTTGGCATATCTGATGTCTTTAGGGGCGGATGGGATCAAAGAATCGTCTCTGAATGCCGTGTTAAACGCGAATTATCTAAAGAAAAAATTGGAAGCTTGCTACCCGATGGCTGTGGGTGGACTCTGTATGCATGAGTTTGTGATGGATTTGTCTGCTATGAAAGAAAAAATGGGAATCAGCGCAATGGATGTGGCAAAGGCGTTGCTGGATGCCGGGATTCATCCGCCCACGATGTATTTCCCGCTGATCGTCCACGAGGCGCTTATGGTGGAGCCCACAGAGACAGAGGGAAAAGAGACGTTGGATGAGGCGGCAGAGGCTTTTCGAGAAATTTTTGAAAAAGCGAAAACAGCCCCGGAAATGGTGCGGGAGGCGCCTGCGTCTGCGGTTGTGGGTAGGCCCGACGAAGTGAGAGCGGCCCGAACCCCCATTCTACGGTACAAAATGGCGGGAGCAGCAGAGCTGAGCGGTACAGAAAAATAG
- a CDS encoding PucR family transcriptional regulator → MDEMILRDLLKEKTLRDLVVINEKADLDRVVSTVESTETPDVVAYVPPHTLLLTTAMAYQNCQGELCKLIVSLNQLPCAGMAIKIGRFIGELEPQVVQVADELGFPLLQIPMYQTLGEVYHHMLAYIWDNENEDLLYALNIQKRFYNLVLQNASLNKLLSNLGMALKQPIFIFDLFGSLRGSSNATKQEERMAENSFSMMVGELLAQDETAAGEENKGVRDYSIYPIRAASYNTHYLMILETEKRMNTVSSFVLEQVLLIFGMYFYKDFYLCYNEIQQRESFWCRLTEQKKKDAGESQNLLLEGKELGIKKCSYYQVIIGRLSQMEGRRFHTPKFMKKEEQYILIYEWLKEQLEGVYHREVLVFPDTTSWSYIFLVQERRHMAEENMRQLHQYLWQVMGLQLEFSCGNEVYELETLSNSYWKAKASFHNGELKNGVDYIHHYKPQNILELLKSLSDNQIQDVCVQILKSLAYPQDEMSLELRKTLKTYLDCHCSIIETANLLFVHRNTIRYRIKRCEEILENDLRDPDYCFQVQLCLVFTDKC, encoded by the coding sequence ATGGATGAAATGATACTGAGAGATTTACTGAAAGAGAAGACACTGAGAGACTTGGTGGTAATTAATGAAAAGGCGGACCTAGACCGGGTTGTGTCAACGGTGGAATCCACAGAGACACCGGATGTGGTTGCGTATGTGCCGCCGCACACCCTGCTGCTGACGACTGCGATGGCGTACCAAAACTGCCAAGGAGAGCTATGTAAACTCATAGTCAGTTTAAACCAGCTTCCTTGTGCGGGAATGGCGATTAAAATTGGGAGATTCATCGGTGAACTGGAACCACAGGTGGTACAGGTGGCGGACGAACTGGGATTTCCGCTGCTACAGATTCCAATGTATCAGACGTTGGGAGAAGTCTATCACCACATGCTGGCTTATATATGGGACAACGAGAATGAGGATCTTTTGTATGCTTTGAACATACAGAAAAGGTTTTACAATCTGGTTTTGCAGAATGCTTCTTTGAATAAGCTGCTGAGTAATTTAGGAATGGCTTTGAAACAGCCAATCTTTATTTTTGATTTGTTTGGGAGTCTTCGTGGTTCTAGCAATGCCACGAAGCAGGAGGAGAGAATGGCGGAAAATTCTTTTTCCATGATGGTGGGGGAGCTGCTGGCTCAGGATGAGACGGCGGCAGGAGAAGAAAATAAGGGGGTGAGAGATTACTCGATCTACCCGATTCGCGCTGCCAGCTATAACACTCATTATCTGATGATTTTAGAGACAGAGAAGAGGATGAATACAGTGTCCAGTTTTGTGCTGGAACAGGTGCTACTTATTTTTGGAATGTATTTTTATAAAGATTTTTATCTCTGTTATAACGAAATACAACAAAGAGAATCCTTTTGGTGTCGTTTAACAGAACAGAAGAAAAAGGATGCCGGGGAGAGTCAGAATCTTTTGTTGGAGGGAAAGGAACTGGGAATCAAGAAGTGTTCTTATTATCAGGTAATCATAGGAAGACTATCTCAGATGGAGGGCAGGCGCTTTCACACACCCAAATTTATGAAAAAAGAAGAACAATATATTTTGATTTATGAGTGGCTGAAAGAACAGTTGGAGGGAGTTTATCACAGAGAAGTTCTAGTATTTCCCGACACAACCAGTTGGAGCTATATCTTTTTGGTGCAGGAGAGAAGACATATGGCGGAGGAAAATATGAGGCAGCTTCACCAGTATCTATGGCAGGTGATGGGATTGCAATTGGAATTCTCCTGCGGAAATGAGGTATATGAGTTAGAGACGTTAAGTAACTCTTATTGGAAAGCGAAGGCTAGTTTCCACAATGGAGAGCTGAAAAATGGCGTCGATTATATCCACCATTACAAACCTCAAAATATCTTAGAGTTGTTAAAAAGTCTGTCTGATAATCAAATCCAAGATGTCTGTGTGCAAATTTTAAAGAGTCTTGCCTATCCCCAGGATGAAATGTCGTTGGAGCTGCGTAAAACGCTGAAAACTTATCTGGACTGTCATTGCAGTATCATTGAGACTGCCAATTTACTGTTTGTTCATCGAAACACAATTCGGTACAGAATCAAACGGTGTGAAGAGATTTTGGAGAATGATCTGAGAGACCCGGATTACTGTTTTCAGGTACAGCTATGTCTGGTATTTACCGATAAGTGTTAG
- a CDS encoding ABC transporter ATP-binding protein, which translates to MNGSKENLLEMHHITKRFAKIVANDDVSLEIRKGEIHALLGENGAGKSTLMNMLYGLLKRDEGTIIWKGKEVTVHSPAEAIELGIGMIHQHFQLVEKFTVLENIILGRKEGKFIELPLDEAEKRVLSLSKEYGLDIKTRAVIENLAVGEQQKVEIVKALYRGSDLLIMDEPTAVLTPQEVTKLFEILNRLRREGKSIIFISHKLPEVLELCDRISIMRDGKMIRTLDNTPDLDSRQLAAYMVGRDINLQVEKSKCEPGEVVLKLEHVCADPVFESSGVKDISLELRRGEILGIAGVDGNGQEDLSELIMGLRRLTSGKITVLGKDVSKYNTKKMRKMPIGYIPADRNHAALVLDFSLQQNVALNHPDQPPYGNRWVMNHRKITQVTEEKLRQFHVAASGPAEQARNLSGGNQQKVVLAREVGEKVDLIIAVYPTRGLDIDATHFVFDTMLKARDEGAAVLYISTELEEILSVSDRIGVLYEGTLMGIIPGEGAQVEKIGLMMAGEQVAE; encoded by the coding sequence ATGAACGGCAGCAAGGAAAATTTGCTGGAGATGCACCATATCACAAAACGCTTTGCAAAGATTGTGGCAAACGATGATGTGAGCTTGGAAATACGCAAAGGAGAGATTCACGCATTGTTGGGTGAGAACGGTGCAGGAAAGTCGACTTTGATGAACATGCTGTACGGTTTGCTGAAACGGGATGAAGGCACAATTATCTGGAAGGGAAAAGAAGTCACAGTACATTCCCCAGCTGAGGCCATAGAGCTTGGAATTGGCATGATTCATCAACATTTTCAATTGGTGGAAAAATTTACAGTTTTGGAGAATATTATTCTGGGGAGAAAGGAAGGCAAATTTATAGAGCTTCCTCTAGATGAGGCAGAGAAGAGAGTTCTGAGTCTGTCAAAGGAATATGGGCTGGACATTAAGACCAGAGCAGTGATTGAAAATCTAGCGGTGGGAGAGCAGCAGAAAGTGGAGATTGTGAAGGCACTGTATCGGGGGTCAGACTTACTGATTATGGACGAGCCCACTGCGGTACTCACACCGCAAGAAGTCACAAAATTGTTTGAAATCTTAAACCGTCTGCGCAGGGAAGGAAAATCCATTATCTTTATCAGTCACAAACTCCCGGAAGTCTTAGAGTTGTGCGACCGGATTTCTATCATGCGCGACGGAAAAATGATACGGACTTTGGACAACACGCCGGATTTGGATTCCAGGCAGCTGGCCGCCTACATGGTGGGAAGAGATATCAATCTTCAGGTGGAGAAATCCAAGTGTGAGCCTGGGGAAGTGGTGTTGAAGCTGGAACATGTCTGTGCAGACCCAGTCTTTGAGTCTTCAGGAGTAAAGGATATCTCTCTGGAGCTGAGAAGAGGAGAGATTCTGGGAATAGCGGGCGTGGATGGAAATGGGCAGGAAGATCTTTCAGAACTGATTATGGGACTTCGCAGGCTGACCAGCGGGAAAATTACAGTTCTAGGAAAGGATGTCAGCAAATACAACACGAAGAAAATGCGGAAAATGCCCATCGGCTACATACCGGCTGACCGTAATCATGCGGCCTTGGTATTGGACTTTTCTCTTCAGCAGAATGTGGCATTGAATCATCCAGACCAGCCGCCATACGGGAATCGCTGGGTGATGAATCACAGGAAGATCACACAGGTTACAGAAGAAAAATTAAGACAGTTTCACGTGGCGGCTTCAGGGCCAGCAGAGCAGGCGAGGAATCTAAGCGGCGGCAACCAGCAAAAGGTGGTTCTGGCCAGAGAGGTAGGAGAGAAGGTGGATTTGATTATCGCAGTCTATCCGACACGAGGGCTGGACATCGACGCGACTCATTTTGTGTTTGATACCATGTTGAAAGCCAGAGATGAGGGGGCAGCAGTCCTCTACATTTCCACGGAACTGGAGGAGATACTCAGCGTCAGTGACAGAATTGGTGTTCTCTACGAAGGTACTCTGATGGGAATTATCCCAGGAGAGGGAGCGCAAGTGGAGAAAATCGGACTGATGATGGCGGGAGAGCAGGTGGCAGAATGA
- a CDS encoding alpha-ketoacid dehydrogenase subunit beta: protein MRKYYIRAVQEALFEEMARDDTTFLMGEDVRIGCFAATRGLCQEFGEERVIDTPISELAVAGAGVGAAATGSRPIVDLMFGQFLMLAYDQVSNQANAMRYMFGGQTKVPITYLVQNGTGPCVGPHHSNSVHPMFMNIPLVKVVMPSCPKDAKGLLKSSIRDDNPVIFFNHTSIGGMKGEVPEGEFTIPLGKGEIKKEGSDITLCAVGLMVNTCLKAAAKLEKEGIHAEVVDLRTLKPWDKELVLESVRKTGRFLAVDESYHTCGAGAEWVATVAEEGFHDLKCPASRLDGVEIPIPFSPALQKYAVPSVETIQAKVKEMIQK from the coding sequence ATGAGAAAATATTATATTAGAGCCGTACAGGAGGCTTTGTTTGAGGAGATGGCCCGTGATGACACGACGTTTCTCATGGGGGAAGATGTAAGAATTGGCTGTTTTGCGGCCACAAGAGGACTTTGTCAGGAGTTCGGGGAAGAGAGAGTGATTGACACACCGATTTCAGAGCTGGCTGTGGCCGGAGCGGGAGTAGGAGCGGCAGCGACTGGCTCGAGGCCGATCGTAGATTTGATGTTTGGACAGTTTCTGATGCTGGCCTATGACCAGGTCTCCAATCAGGCCAACGCGATGCGTTATATGTTCGGCGGCCAGACAAAAGTGCCGATTACTTATTTGGTTCAGAATGGAACTGGCCCTTGTGTAGGTCCGCATCATAGTAACTCCGTACACCCGATGTTTATGAATATTCCTCTGGTAAAAGTGGTAATGCCCAGTTGTCCAAAGGATGCGAAGGGACTTTTGAAGTCTTCGATACGGGATGACAACCCTGTGATCTTTTTCAATCACACTTCTATAGGTGGAATGAAGGGAGAAGTTCCGGAGGGTGAGTTTACAATTCCTCTGGGAAAAGGGGAGATTAAGAAAGAGGGCAGTGATATTACGCTTTGCGCGGTCGGACTGATGGTGAATACCTGCCTGAAAGCGGCGGCTAAATTGGAGAAAGAAGGAATTCACGCGGAAGTGGTGGATTTGCGGACTTTGAAGCCTTGGGATAAGGAATTGGTTCTGGAGAGTGTGAGAAAGACAGGAAGATTTCTGGCAGTGGATGAAAGCTATCATACCTGCGGCGCAGGAGCGGAGTGGGTGGCAACGGTGGCGGAAGAAGGCTTCCACGACCTGAAGTGCCCAGCTTCCCGGCTGGATGGAGTGGAGATTCCGATTCCTTTTAGCCCGGCACTTCAAAAATATGCAGTTCCCAGTGTGGAGACGATTCAGGCAAAAGTAAAAGAGATGATTCAAAAGTAA